A single genomic interval of uncultured Desulfobulbus sp. harbors:
- the nusA gene encoding transcription termination factor NusA gives MVGAENLKRIVDQICRDKGIDRALLIDAIEEAVRSAVRKKYGNRREIEVQFNEELGEVEVFQYRTVVDDVYDEETEISLEDARKLDPDAELDDDLGEKMDTIADLGRIAAQSAKQVIIHRMRDAERDVIFEMYRDREGSIVNGIVQRFERGDMIINLGRTDAVLPRDGQIPKRSYKQGDRIRAYLQEVRRDTREGKFRDSQLILSRTCNEFLVKLFEMEVPEIAEGIVKIMGASREPGFRAKIAVSSIESDVDPVGACVGLKGSRVQNVVQELQGERIDIVPWSPDPAKYVYNALAPAEVSMVIVDDDRKALTVVVPDDQLSLAIGRQGQNVRLASRLLGWKIDVKSEQRYANLENPDYRSLVQVEGVDEGLADRLMSGGITTSALLASADIEKLMSLARIDQEKAELIQQAAGAVVPPVQGGAVGTDEGQEAEAAFEEPSKESEDNQSTEQE, from the coding sequence ATGGTTGGAGCAGAAAATTTAAAACGAATCGTCGATCAGATCTGCAGGGACAAGGGGATTGATCGCGCCTTGTTGATCGATGCCATCGAAGAGGCCGTTCGTTCCGCTGTGCGGAAAAAATACGGCAACCGTCGCGAGATCGAGGTGCAGTTCAATGAAGAGCTGGGCGAGGTCGAGGTCTTTCAGTACCGTACCGTGGTCGATGATGTCTATGACGAGGAAACCGAGATATCGCTGGAAGATGCGCGCAAGCTTGATCCCGATGCTGAACTGGACGACGATCTCGGCGAGAAGATGGATACCATCGCCGATCTCGGCCGCATAGCCGCCCAGTCGGCCAAGCAGGTCATCATTCACCGGATGCGCGATGCCGAACGCGATGTTATTTTTGAAATGTATCGCGATCGCGAGGGCAGTATTGTCAACGGTATTGTGCAGCGCTTCGAGCGCGGCGACATGATCATCAACCTGGGGCGGACCGATGCGGTCTTGCCGCGGGACGGCCAGATCCCTAAACGTTCCTACAAGCAGGGCGACCGCATTCGGGCCTACCTTCAGGAGGTGCGGCGGGATACCCGTGAGGGCAAGTTCCGTGATTCCCAGCTGATTCTCAGCCGGACCTGCAACGAATTTCTGGTCAAACTGTTTGAGATGGAGGTGCCGGAGATCGCCGAGGGCATCGTCAAAATCATGGGCGCCAGCCGCGAGCCGGGGTTCCGGGCCAAAATTGCGGTCTCATCGATCGAGTCCGATGTCGATCCGGTAGGCGCCTGCGTCGGTCTGAAGGGCTCCCGCGTGCAGAACGTGGTCCAGGAGCTGCAGGGCGAACGAATTGATATTGTTCCCTGGAGTCCGGATCCTGCCAAGTATGTGTATAACGCCCTGGCCCCGGCTGAGGTGTCGATGGTGATTGTCGATGACGATCGCAAGGCCCTGACCGTGGTGGTGCCGGACGACCAGCTCTCTCTGGCCATCGGCCGCCAGGGACAGAATGTCCGGCTGGCCTCCCGTCTGCTGGGCTGGAAAATTGATGTGAAGAGTGAGCAGCGGTACGCCAACCTGGAGAATCCGGACTATCGTTCTCTGGTCCAGGTCGAGGGGGTTGACGAGGGGCTTGCCGATCGTCTCATGAGCGGAGGAATCACCACGAGTGCGTTGCTGGCCTCTGCAGATATCGAAAAACTGATGAGCCTGGCCCGAATAGATCAGGAAAAGGCCGAACTCATTCAGCAGGCTGCCGGGGCTGTCGTTCCTCCGGTCCAAGGCGGTGCAGTCGGCACCGATGAGGGACAGGAGGCGGAGGCGGCTTTCGAGGAGCCGAGCAAAGAATCCGAAGATAACCAATCCACCGAACAGGAGTGA
- a CDS encoding site-2 protease family protein has protein sequence MDFDFNAFMRQLIIQAPPLLFALTVHELAHGYVAFRLGDPTAKNAGRLTLNPLKHLDPLGVLAFIIMKIGWAKPVPVNPRYFRNPQQDMLKVALAGPVSNLLLAVASAALAHTVVNFFTFLPYTFLQPLVSMLVASVWINIMLAVFNCIPIPPLDGSKVLMGLLSPQNARSFAKLEPYGFFILLALFYTGIISQVIMPIIQFSNSLLLG, from the coding sequence ATGGATTTTGATTTTAACGCCTTTATGCGGCAGCTGATCATTCAGGCGCCGCCACTGCTCTTTGCCCTCACCGTCCATGAGCTGGCCCACGGTTACGTGGCTTTTCGCCTCGGCGATCCGACAGCCAAAAACGCCGGCCGACTGACCCTCAATCCGCTCAAGCATCTGGATCCCCTCGGCGTGCTGGCCTTTATCATCATGAAAATCGGCTGGGCCAAACCAGTCCCGGTTAACCCGAGATATTTTCGTAACCCGCAGCAGGATATGCTCAAGGTCGCCTTGGCTGGCCCCGTCTCCAACCTGCTCCTGGCCGTTGCCAGTGCCGCTCTTGCTCATACGGTGGTTAACTTTTTTACCTTCCTCCCCTACACCTTTCTCCAACCGCTGGTTTCCATGCTGGTCGCCAGCGTGTGGATCAACATCATGCTCGCGGTGTTCAACTGCATTCCCATTCCGCCGCTGGACGGATCCAAGGTACTCATGGGCCTACTGTCGCCACAAAACGCCCGCAGCTTCGCCAAACTCGAACCCTACGGTTTTTTTATTCTCCTTGCCCTTTTCTATACCGGCATCATCAGCCAAGTTATCATGCCCATTATTCAATTTTCCAACTCCCTACTTCTGGGATAA
- a CDS encoding IS66 family transposase — MTIDNINVEETIQRVTSLIAAEQDLSPALKSSLEVLLLLVSLLLNRLGLNSKNSSKPPSTDPFRTKKPRSASGRKPGGQPGHAGTTLRPVSDPDIIKEIVIDRSLLPPGRYRSSGHEARQVIDLDITTLVTEWRAEIVVDEQGRRHVAPFPEGITRPVQYGIGVKVNAVYMSQFQMVPYNRIEDHFLEQMGIPVSSGSIVNFNRDAFDRLAFFEQWVQKALQQEDLLHVDETGINIGGKRCWLHNVSSLGLSHFAPHAKRGGEAIESIGILPGFHGILCHDHWKPYFHYGRVHALCNAHHLRELERAWEQDGQQWAQQLSLLLKEANEMVHGAGGCLDSATAEQYRVRYRELLQQAELECPAPAPKLNNGKRGRIAKSKSRNLLERLQSFENDVLRFLDDPLVPFTNNQAENDLRMIKVQQKVSGCFRSMEGAETFCRIRSYITTCRKQGITASKALRLLFQGRWPDFMSTLVVSVCAE, encoded by the coding sequence GTGACAATCGATAACATCAATGTAGAAGAGACAATCCAGCGGGTTACCAGCTTGATAGCCGCTGAGCAGGATCTTTCACCGGCGCTGAAAAGCAGCCTGGAAGTTCTGTTGCTCTTGGTTTCATTGTTGTTGAATCGCCTTGGTCTCAATAGCAAAAACAGTAGCAAGCCGCCGTCGACCGATCCTTTCCGCACTAAAAAACCTCGTTCTGCGAGTGGTCGCAAACCCGGCGGTCAGCCTGGTCATGCTGGAACGACACTGAGACCTGTCAGTGATCCCGATATCATCAAGGAGATTGTTATCGATCGCAGCCTGCTTCCCCCTGGGCGCTATCGCAGCAGCGGCCACGAGGCACGCCAGGTCATTGACCTGGACATCACCACCCTGGTGACCGAATGGCGTGCCGAGATCGTGGTGGATGAACAGGGCAGACGTCATGTCGCACCGTTTCCGGAAGGGATCACCAGGCCGGTACAGTATGGCATCGGCGTGAAGGTCAATGCTGTGTATATGTCGCAGTTCCAGATGGTGCCATATAATCGGATCGAGGACCACTTCCTGGAGCAGATGGGTATTCCGGTCAGTAGCGGTTCCATTGTCAATTTCAACCGTGACGCCTTTGATCGTCTGGCCTTCTTCGAGCAGTGGGTGCAAAAGGCGTTGCAACAAGAGGACTTGCTTCATGTCGACGAGACAGGGATCAACATCGGTGGCAAACGATGCTGGCTGCATAATGTTTCCAGTCTTGGGTTAAGCCATTTCGCTCCCCATGCAAAACGGGGCGGTGAGGCAATAGAGTCCATCGGTATCCTCCCAGGTTTCCACGGGATACTCTGCCACGATCATTGGAAACCCTATTTCCATTACGGCCGGGTTCATGCCTTGTGCAATGCGCACCATTTGCGTGAACTGGAACGGGCCTGGGAGCAAGATGGTCAACAATGGGCCCAGCAGCTCAGCCTGCTGCTCAAGGAGGCCAATGAGATGGTCCATGGCGCTGGCGGATGTCTCGATTCCGCCACGGCAGAGCAGTACAGGGTGCGATATCGAGAACTCTTGCAACAAGCCGAACTGGAATGCCCGGCACCGGCCCCTAAGCTCAACAACGGAAAACGGGGACGAATAGCCAAATCGAAATCCAGAAACCTGCTGGAGCGATTACAGAGCTTTGAAAACGACGTTCTTCGGTTCTTGGACGATCCGCTGGTGCCTTTCACCAATAACCAGGCAGAAAATGACCTGCGGATGATCAAGGTGCAGCAGAAGGTGTCAGGGTGCTTCCGTTCAATGGAAGGTGCAGAGACTTTCTGCCGTATCCGTAGCTACATCACGACCTGTAGAAAACAAGGCATTACTGCGTCCAAAGCACTGCGCTTACTCTTCCAGGGCAGATGGCCCGATTTTATGAGTACGCTTGTGGTTTCGGTTTGCGCTGAATAG
- a CDS encoding CBS domain-containing protein, with amino-acid sequence MDVITTHIGADFDSLASMIAAKRLYPQAELVFPGSQEKSVRNYLAQEFRNIYEFKKIKHIDPSRIRRLIVVDTRQADRLGELAGCLNNPHLAIHLYDHHPNGPEDLHGELEVIRPFGSTTTLFVQLFQERNITPSPDEATLMALGIYEDTGSFLHSSTRPEDLTAAAWLLGHGANLDIVTQFVSRELSVEQINLIGRLQQQAHSYSIRGVNVVVSILTEEEYIDDFALVVQRLMVMENIDVLFALTSMGERTYLIARSRIPEVNVGTVAREFGGGGHASAASATIREMTIAEAEERLVGLLHDHIRPKAVAAEMMSSPAITVTPEVSIEQANRLMTRYNITVLPVVRSNGGQENGPAPSGLLGMISRMVVEKAIFHKLGALPVAEYMTTDIASLQESGTLSDVQRLIVENRQRLIPVLREERIIGVITRTDLIGLLVNDPGHLPGELLRGDERPSVERTRNLGGVITQVLPREIIVLLREIGESAAGLGCSAYVAGGFVRDLLLHVKNTDIDIVIEGDGIRFAKYLADKHRGIVHPHEKFGTATVIFPDQTRIDVATARLEYYEHPAAKPTVENSSIKLDLYRRDFTINAMAIHLNPGRFGALVDYFNCQNDLKERRIQVLHNLSFVEDPTRIFRAIRFEGRLDFTITRHTEKLIKNTVQMNLFDRFEEPRFFHELKLILSENDPLPALRRMAAFKLFPFLWPDLRPNLKIDRRFIHYLTQANQAISWFRLLYLDDPVETWMVYLLAILSRSRTKELVNFCQRFDLPPKQRKKLIQQKTDVEKIAQEMMKRPYFKPSEIYWLLIDLEPEGWLYLMTIARKRFMQQSVSLFVTQLRKVKPLVTGEELKALGYRPGPLFRTILNHLIERQLDGIISDHQQALDFVRTTYPVAESGTTMR; translated from the coding sequence ATGGACGTCATCACCACACACATTGGCGCAGATTTCGACAGTCTCGCCTCCATGATTGCCGCCAAACGGCTCTATCCGCAAGCGGAGCTGGTCTTTCCCGGATCCCAGGAAAAAAGCGTCCGCAACTACCTGGCCCAGGAATTCCGCAATATCTACGAGTTCAAAAAAATCAAACATATTGACCCGTCCCGCATCAGACGGCTGATCGTGGTCGACACCCGCCAGGCGGACCGCCTCGGCGAGCTGGCCGGGTGCCTCAACAATCCGCATCTCGCAATCCACCTCTACGACCATCATCCCAACGGGCCTGAGGACCTCCACGGCGAGCTCGAGGTGATTCGCCCCTTCGGCTCCACCACCACCCTTTTTGTGCAGCTGTTTCAGGAGCGGAATATCACACCCAGCCCGGACGAAGCGACCCTGATGGCTCTCGGCATTTACGAGGACACCGGCAGTTTTCTCCATTCCTCCACGCGCCCGGAAGATCTGACGGCCGCAGCCTGGCTGCTCGGCCACGGCGCCAACCTTGACATCGTCACCCAGTTCGTCTCCCGCGAACTTTCCGTCGAGCAGATCAACCTGATCGGCCGCCTCCAGCAGCAGGCGCACTCCTATTCGATCCGGGGGGTGAATGTGGTGGTCAGTATTCTCACCGAAGAGGAATATATCGACGATTTTGCGCTGGTGGTCCAGCGGCTGATGGTCATGGAAAACATCGATGTCCTTTTTGCCCTGACCAGCATGGGTGAACGGACCTACCTCATTGCCCGCAGTCGTATTCCCGAGGTCAATGTCGGGACCGTCGCCCGGGAGTTCGGCGGCGGCGGTCATGCCTCGGCCGCCTCCGCAACCATCCGCGAGATGACCATCGCCGAGGCCGAAGAACGGTTGGTGGGGCTGCTCCACGACCATATCCGCCCCAAGGCGGTGGCTGCCGAGATGATGAGTTCCCCGGCCATCACCGTCACTCCGGAGGTGAGTATCGAACAGGCCAACCGGCTCATGACCCGCTACAACATCACCGTTTTGCCCGTGGTGCGAAGCAACGGCGGCCAGGAAAACGGTCCCGCCCCCTCCGGACTTCTGGGCATGATTTCACGGATGGTGGTGGAAAAGGCGATCTTTCACAAACTGGGTGCTCTGCCAGTGGCCGAATACATGACCACCGATATCGCCAGCCTCCAGGAGAGCGGCACGCTGTCCGATGTGCAGCGACTGATCGTGGAAAACCGCCAGCGGTTGATTCCGGTGCTGCGGGAGGAAAGGATCATCGGCGTCATCACCCGCACCGATCTCATCGGCCTGCTCGTCAACGATCCCGGCCACCTTCCCGGCGAGTTGCTCCGAGGCGATGAACGGCCCTCGGTGGAACGGACCCGCAACCTCGGCGGCGTCATCACCCAGGTCCTGCCGCGGGAGATCATCGTCCTGCTGCGGGAGATCGGTGAATCAGCAGCCGGTTTGGGCTGCAGCGCCTACGTGGCCGGCGGCTTTGTGCGCGACCTGCTGCTCCACGTCAAGAATACCGATATCGATATCGTCATCGAGGGCGACGGCATTCGCTTTGCCAAGTACCTGGCCGACAAACACCGCGGCATTGTCCACCCCCACGAGAAGTTCGGCACGGCAACGGTGATCTTCCCCGACCAGACGCGAATCGACGTGGCCACGGCCCGACTCGAGTACTACGAGCATCCGGCGGCCAAGCCCACGGTGGAAAACAGCTCGATCAAGCTGGACCTCTACCGCCGCGATTTCACCATCAACGCCATGGCCATTCATCTCAACCCCGGCCGGTTCGGTGCCCTGGTCGACTACTTCAACTGCCAGAACGATCTCAAGGAACGGCGCATTCAGGTTCTGCACAATCTCAGCTTTGTCGAGGATCCCACCCGCATCTTCCGTGCCATCCGTTTTGAGGGCCGCCTTGACTTCACCATTACCCGCCATACCGAGAAACTGATCAAGAACACGGTGCAGATGAACCTCTTTGACCGCTTCGAGGAACCGCGCTTTTTTCATGAACTCAAGCTCATCCTCTCCGAGAACGACCCACTGCCCGCCCTGCGCCGTATGGCGGCGTTCAAGCTCTTCCCCTTTCTCTGGCCCGACCTGCGGCCCAATCTCAAAATCGACCGCCGTTTCATTCACTACCTGACCCAGGCCAACCAGGCCATCTCCTGGTTTCGCCTGCTCTACCTTGACGATCCGGTCGAGACCTGGATGGTCTATCTGCTGGCCATTCTCAGCCGATCGCGCACCAAGGAACTGGTCAACTTCTGCCAGCGCTTCGACCTGCCGCCCAAACAGCGCAAAAAACTGATTCAGCAGAAAACCGATGTCGAAAAAATCGCCCAGGAGATGATGAAACGGCCCTATTTCAAACCGAGCGAGATCTACTGGCTGCTGATCGACCTCGAGCCCGAGGGCTGGCTTTACCTGATGACCATTGCCCGCAAGCGGTTCATGCAGCAGTCGGTCTCCCTGTTCGTGACCCAACTGCGCAAGGTCAAGCCCCTGGTCACCGGCGAGGAGCTCAAGGCCCTGGGCTACAGACCTGGCCCTCTTTTTCGCACCATTCTCAATCACCTCATCGAGCGTCAGCTCGATGGCATCATCAGCGACCACCAGCAGGCCCTGGACTTTGTCCGCACGACCTACCCTGTGGCAGAGTCGGGGACAACAATGCGCTGA
- a CDS encoding serine hydrolase, producing MQRLLFFVLFFLVSPALLTPSVTFGKTAHPAVAVAPKDKKTSKKSPPRAKSATKSTVRVKSAPPPKKTSKHKNARPAVAKKTPPKKTESRKKTAARQSTVKKRTQARPSTRSRAASILSTAAAARAGSEPAPCGQISARSVMVMDAASGKPLFEKMADNPRQPASTIKIVTAMIALESLKKDDQVTASRHAADMPSSKIFLEPGASYQADDLISAVLLASANDASVALAEKIAGSEDKFARLMTLSAKMWGAKNTICRTASGLTEVGQQSTARDLANLFRFAMQHESFAQRMQEKYIETSYGKRLRNHNRALWRIDGAVGGKTGYTVAARQTYVGKFTRDGQSIVVAIMGSESMWADLAKLVEYGFQLKQKSS from the coding sequence ATGCAACGACTTCTCTTTTTCGTGTTGTTCTTTCTGGTCAGTCCCGCCCTCTTGACCCCATCGGTGACCTTCGGGAAAACGGCGCATCCTGCGGTAGCCGTTGCACCAAAGGACAAGAAAACCTCCAAAAAGTCCCCCCCCCGCGCCAAGAGCGCAACCAAGAGCACGGTGCGGGTCAAATCCGCGCCCCCGCCGAAAAAGACAAGCAAACACAAGAACGCCCGCCCGGCAGTTGCCAAGAAAACGCCTCCGAAAAAGACCGAGAGTCGAAAAAAAACCGCCGCACGGCAAAGCACCGTCAAAAAACGCACGCAGGCTCGCCCAAGCACCCGTTCCCGTGCTGCAAGCATTCTCTCGACAGCGGCGGCGGCACGTGCCGGAAGCGAGCCTGCTCCATGCGGGCAGATCAGTGCCCGCAGCGTCATGGTGATGGACGCCGCCAGCGGCAAACCCCTTTTTGAAAAGATGGCGGATAATCCACGTCAACCGGCATCGACGATCAAGATCGTCACCGCAATGATCGCCTTGGAATCGCTAAAAAAAGACGATCAGGTCACCGCGAGCCGCCATGCGGCCGACATGCCGAGTTCCAAGATCTTTCTCGAGCCCGGCGCCTCGTACCAGGCCGATGACCTGATCAGCGCCGTACTGCTGGCATCCGCCAACGACGCCAGCGTGGCGCTTGCGGAAAAAATTGCCGGCAGCGAGGATAAATTTGCCCGCCTGATGACGCTCAGCGCCAAAATGTGGGGGGCGAAAAACACTATCTGTCGCACCGCCTCCGGTCTGACCGAGGTTGGCCAGCAGTCAACCGCCCGTGACCTTGCCAATCTGTTCCGTTTTGCCATGCAACACGAATCCTTTGCCCAGCGCATGCAGGAAAAGTACATCGAGACCTCCTACGGAAAGAGATTGCGCAATCACAACCGCGCCCTGTGGCGCATCGATGGCGCGGTCGGCGGCAAGACCGGCTACACCGTGGCCGCCCGTCAGACCTATGTCGGCAAGTTCACCCGTGATGGCCAATCCATTGTCGTGGCGATCATGGGCAGCGAATCGATGTGGGCGGATCTGGCCAAACTGGTGGAGTATGGATTCCAGCTCAAGCAGAAAAGCAGCTGA
- a CDS encoding outer membrane protein transport protein — protein sequence MNRSFAVAGVILLAAASQAMASGYRIPEQSLNSTARAGSYVAYTPGVDATYYNPANVSWLENRWMLEADATWIHLSSIDYTGDARTDMFTSDYNGSSESEDFLLPTFFVVSPDYNSFRFGFSVTAPGGLSKRWQDPFPQSTAEEFTLKVFELNPTVSYRFCDRFSVAAGVRGVYTDGKVKSDYRGLGLAVRDLEGDSWDVGYNLAATIKPVEAMNIAVTYRSKVDLTVEGDATLSNALYGATPYRGDAEVEIPLPAVLAVAVSYTFWDQLTVELEYDRTYWSDYKNLDFNYGVDLTTTLGLSGYDLAIPKKWKDTDAWRISLTYDMKNNFILMAGFAIDENPVPSDTLGFELPDSDALLYSLGVRYTINEDMEMGVAYLYDDKESRTVTNSTVQGTFKDASAHLVTLGFTWKF from the coding sequence ATGAACAGAAGTTTTGCTGTGGCGGGTGTCATCCTGCTGGCGGCCGCAAGTCAGGCCATGGCCTCGGGCTACCGCATCCCGGAGCAGTCGCTCAATTCGACGGCGAGAGCCGGCAGTTATGTGGCCTACACGCCGGGAGTCGATGCGACCTATTACAACCCGGCCAACGTGTCGTGGTTGGAGAACAGGTGGATGCTGGAGGCGGATGCTACCTGGATTCATCTCAGTTCCATTGATTACACGGGTGATGCAAGAACCGACATGTTTACCAGTGACTACAACGGAAGCTCCGAATCCGAGGACTTTCTTTTGCCGACTTTTTTTGTCGTCTCTCCGGACTACAACAGTTTCCGCTTCGGCTTTTCCGTCACAGCGCCCGGCGGGCTGTCCAAACGGTGGCAAGATCCTTTTCCCCAATCCACCGCTGAAGAATTCACCCTGAAGGTCTTTGAGCTCAATCCCACGGTCTCCTACCGGTTTTGCGATCGTTTTTCCGTGGCTGCCGGTGTGCGCGGCGTGTATACCGATGGAAAAGTCAAAAGTGATTATCGGGGATTGGGATTGGCCGTTCGCGATCTGGAAGGTGATTCCTGGGATGTCGGGTATAACCTGGCCGCCACCATCAAGCCGGTTGAGGCGATGAACATCGCGGTCACCTATCGTTCCAAGGTCGATTTGACCGTGGAAGGCGATGCGACTTTGAGCAACGCGCTCTATGGCGCTACCCCGTACAGGGGGGACGCCGAGGTGGAGATTCCCCTGCCCGCCGTGCTGGCGGTGGCGGTCTCCTATACCTTTTGGGACCAGTTGACGGTTGAGTTGGAATATGATCGGACCTATTGGTCTGACTATAAAAATTTGGACTTCAACTATGGGGTGGATCTTACGACCACCCTTGGGCTGTCCGGCTATGATCTCGCCATTCCCAAAAAATGGAAAGACACCGACGCCTGGCGTATCAGCCTCACCTATGACATGAAAAACAATTTTATACTCATGGCCGGTTTTGCCATCGATGAGAATCCGGTCCCATCGGACACCCTCGGCTTTGAGTTGCCGGATTCCGATGCGCTGCTCTATTCGTTGGGTGTGCGCTATACAATCAATGAAGATATGGAGATGGGGGTTGCCTATCTCTACGATGACAAGGAGAGCCGTACGGTCACCAACAGCACGGTCCAAGGCACCTTCAAGGATGCCTCCGCCCACCTGGTGACCCTTGGCTTTACTTGGAAGTTTTAA
- the rimP gene encoding ribosome maturation factor RimP, with protein MEETTDRLLATIQGFADPLLHDLGMELVEVQFRREGHGWVLRFFIDKEGGITIDDCAAVSREISSYLEVEDLISHAYHLEVSSPGLERPLKKKTDYTRFADRLVRIKLREPLDGQKVLVGTLLGLEEDAVVLELDNQTVRIDLENISRARLTL; from the coding sequence TTGGAAGAAACCACTGATCGATTGTTAGCGACCATCCAGGGGTTTGCCGACCCCCTACTGCATGACTTGGGGATGGAGCTGGTTGAAGTGCAATTCCGGCGCGAGGGGCATGGTTGGGTGCTCCGATTTTTTATCGACAAAGAGGGCGGGATCACCATTGACGACTGCGCAGCGGTCAGCCGGGAGATCAGCTCCTATCTGGAAGTGGAAGACCTGATCAGTCACGCCTATCATCTTGAAGTCTCTTCGCCCGGCCTTGAGCGGCCGTTGAAAAAAAAGACCGATTATACACGATTTGCCGATCGGCTGGTGCGGATCAAACTGCGGGAACCTCTGGACGGGCAGAAGGTGCTCGTCGGAACCCTGCTGGGGTTGGAAGAGGATGCCGTCGTTTTGGAGTTGGACAACCAAACGGTCCGCATCGATTTGGAAAATATATCAAGGGCACGGTTGACGCTGTAG
- a CDS encoding AMP-binding protein, with amino-acid sequence MQTQPETAERNQEVSPKVPADQTVATHLPAIQENPVTLNDLVDISCRKFRTFPAIGMALEEPLTYKGFHERILALAAYLRQLGVKAGDRVALLGENSHNWGMVYLAVVRLGAATVPIFPDLPDADVHHILGEMQCDFIFLTQRQMEKIYDFKQQLKHVVTLDDYRDDTGLISVVTFTDFLAAALAEYGDQARDELLEFPAVDTDDLASILFTSGTSGFSKAVMLSHGNLCANAQSASGIIHRVPPGWVFLSVLPISHTYEFTVGFLLPLLKGCRIVYAGKTPTPAVLQRICSKEQPQVMLVVPLIIEKIFKKRVAPAVEKSRMLSFFCRFSLSRKMIYRKIGAKLAAFFGNRLEIMGIGGAALNPEVEGFLRDAGFPFIVGYGLTEASPLLAGGPYGDSTIRPGSTGKPVPNVKIRIVDPLPETGVGEVWAQGKNIMRGYLNDPEATREALTEDGWLRTGDLGLIDSFGNLHIKGRSKSVIVLSNGENVYPEAIEHKINAYPFVVESLVVENRGMLEAWVYPDYEFIDSKTAGQNRSQRHQFIAGLLEDVRTTVNEQVSASSRLSRILERREPFVKTATHKIKRYLYSADTIHV; translated from the coding sequence ATGCAAACGCAACCAGAAACAGCAGAACGCAACCAGGAGGTATCGCCGAAGGTACCCGCTGATCAGACTGTGGCGACACATCTTCCGGCCATTCAGGAAAATCCGGTTACTCTCAATGATCTGGTTGACATCAGTTGTCGGAAATTTCGTACCTTTCCGGCGATCGGCATGGCGCTGGAGGAGCCGCTGACCTACAAGGGGTTTCATGAGCGTATCCTTGCCCTGGCCGCCTATTTGCGCCAGCTCGGTGTCAAGGCCGGTGACCGGGTGGCCTTGTTGGGCGAAAATTCGCATAACTGGGGGATGGTCTACCTGGCGGTTGTCCGTCTTGGGGCAGCCACTGTGCCTATTTTTCCCGATTTGCCCGATGCCGATGTCCACCACATCCTTGGTGAGATGCAGTGCGACTTCATCTTCCTCACCCAGCGGCAGATGGAGAAGATCTACGATTTCAAGCAGCAACTCAAGCATGTGGTCACCCTGGACGACTATCGCGATGATACCGGGCTGATTTCGGTGGTGACCTTTACCGATTTTCTTGCCGCAGCCCTGGCAGAGTACGGTGATCAGGCCCGCGATGAGCTCCTTGAGTTTCCGGCGGTGGATACCGACGATCTCGCCTCGATCCTCTTCACCTCCGGTACCTCCGGATTCTCCAAGGCGGTCATGCTCAGCCACGGCAATCTCTGCGCCAACGCCCAGTCTGCCAGCGGCATCATTCACCGCGTCCCGCCCGGTTGGGTTTTTCTCTCGGTGTTGCCGATCTCCCATACCTATGAATTCACCGTCGGCTTTCTTCTGCCCCTGCTGAAAGGCTGTCGCATCGTCTACGCCGGGAAAACGCCGACGCCTGCCGTGCTGCAGCGGATCTGTTCCAAAGAACAGCCCCAGGTGATGTTGGTTGTGCCGCTGATCATCGAAAAAATCTTCAAGAAGCGGGTCGCTCCGGCCGTGGAAAAGAGCAGGATGCTCAGCTTCTTCTGCCGTTTCAGCCTAAGCCGCAAGATGATCTACCGTAAAATCGGTGCAAAGCTCGCCGCCTTTTTCGGCAACCGCCTGGAAATCATGGGCATTGGTGGCGCAGCCCTCAATCCGGAGGTGGAGGGATTTCTCCGTGATGCCGGTTTTCCCTTTATCGTCGGCTACGGTCTGACCGAGGCATCGCCGCTGCTGGCCGGCGGCCCCTACGGTGATTCGACCATCCGTCCGGGCTCCACCGGCAAGCCGGTCCCCAACGTCAAGATACGCATTGTCGATCCCCTGCCGGAGACGGGAGTGGGTGAGGTCTGGGCTCAGGGGAAAAATATCATGCGGGGCTATCTCAACGACCCCGAGGCGACCCGTGAAGCGCTCACCGAGGACGGATGGCTGCGTACCGGCGACCTAGGTCTGATCGACAGTTTTGGCAATCTGCACATCAAGGGGCGCTCGAAATCGGTGATCGTGCTTTCCAATGGGGAAAATGTCTACCCCGAGGCCATCGAGCACAAGATCAATGCCTATCCCTTTGTGGTCGAATCACTGGTCGTGGAGAATCGCGGCATGCTTGAGGCCTGGGTCTATCCCGACTACGAATTCATCGACAGCAAGACCGCCGGGCAGAATCGAAGCCAGCGGCACCAGTTCATTGCCGGGCTGCTCGAGGATGTGCGAACCACGGTCAACGAACAGGTTTCGGCCTCATCGCGGCTCTCCCGCATTCTCGAGCGGCGCGAGCCCTTTGTCAAAACCGCCACCCACAAGATCAAGCGCTATCTCTACTCAGCTGATACCATTCACGTGTAG